One window of Camelina sativa cultivar DH55 chromosome 4, Cs, whole genome shotgun sequence genomic DNA carries:
- the LOC104782533 gene encoding mitogen-activated protein kinase kinase kinase 1-like yields MEQICRDDDWIVDESSLTTVSFLGRGSFGCVSLEEDSNSRLWAKKSSPMYLKNILDKELRIMHRFRGHPRIVNASTTLYLQTKPSECYTIYMEYASQGNLNNMIYGFPQPIPESLVQRAARMILEGLVALHSHGYVHCNLKPSNVLIFPSTTTGEPWDLKLAGFGSSKEPDSEYDSMCFGTAKYLPPESFAPNELIIHPDLDIYALGCVVYEMFGAIPIPEPFDDFYEWKLRGRDISPEASDFLKLCRDIHPRRPTASELLNHPFITRRLELPTTEEDKEISSSLLPSELLLT; encoded by the coding sequence ATGGAGCAAATTTGCAGAGATGATGATTGGATCGTCGACGAGTCTTCCTTGACAACCGTGTCTTTTCTTGGCCGTGGTAGCTTCGGTTGTGTCTCTCTCGAGGAGGACTCCAACTCCCGACTTTGGGCAAAGAAGTCATCGCCTATGTATCTCAAAAACATTCTCGACAAGGAGCTCAGGATCATGCATCGTTTCCGTGGTCATCCTCGCATCGTCAACGCCTCAACCACTCTTTACTTACAAACCAAACCTTCCGAATGCTACACGATCTATATGGAGTACGCCTCCCAAGGTAATCTCAATAACATGATCTACGGTTTCCCACAGCCGATACCTGAGTCTTTGGTCCAACGCGCGGCTCGTATGATCCTAGAAGGACTCGTGGCTCTTCACTCCCATGGTTACGTTCACTGCAACCTCAAGCCATCTAACGTTCTCATCTTCCCTTCCACTACAACTGGAGAGCCGTGGGATCTCAAGCTTGCTGGTTTTGGTTCATCCAAGGAGCCTGATTCCGAATATGATTCCATGTGCTTTGGTACGGCTAAGTACCTGCCACCCGAGTCTTTTGCGCCAAACGAACTGATCATCCATCCGGACCTAGATATATATGCTCTAGGGTGTGTGGTTTATGAGATGTTTGGAGCTATACCTATCCCGGAACCATTCGATGATTTTTACGAGTGGAAGTTGCGTGGTCGAGATATCTCTCCGGAGGCTAGCGATTTCTTGAAGCTGTGCCGTGACATTCATCCACGCAGGCCCACCGCGTCTGAGCTCTTGAACCATCCTTTCATTACAAGAAGACTTGAATTGCCAACCACAGAAGAGGACAAGGAGATATCTAGCTCGTTGCTTCCAAGTGAGCTTCTTTTGACCTGA